A region of Nostoc sp. 'Peltigera membranacea cyanobiont' N6 DNA encodes the following proteins:
- a CDS encoding MogA/MoaB family molybdenum cofactor biosynthesis protein, whose translation MTQQPHPDSPGITVTCAVITVSDTRKPETDKSGQLIQQLLIGGNYAVGAYTIIKDEPTQIQEQIEHLGKSSNLDALIFNGGTGIAPRDTTYDAIEKLLEKTLPGFGELFRFLSYQEIGSRAIASRAVAGIYQDKLIFSLPGSSNAVRLAMEKLIVPELTHLVSQLYKGLR comes from the coding sequence ATGACACAACAGCCCCATCCAGATTCACCTGGGATTACGGTAACTTGTGCTGTGATTACTGTCAGCGATACACGTAAGCCCGAAACAGACAAAAGTGGCCAACTAATTCAGCAGTTACTCATTGGTGGTAACTATGCTGTCGGAGCCTACACGATTATCAAAGATGAACCAACACAAATTCAAGAGCAGATAGAACATCTGGGTAAAAGCTCAAATTTGGATGCTTTAATTTTTAATGGTGGCACAGGTATTGCACCAAGAGATACCACCTACGATGCCATTGAGAAGTTACTGGAGAAAACTTTGCCAGGGTTTGGTGAGTTATTTCGTTTTTTAAGTTATCAAGAAATTGGTTCGCGGGCGATCGCTTCTCGCGCTGTTGCTGGTATTTATCAAGATAAATTAATCTTCTCGCTTCCTGGTTCCAGTAATGCTGTGCGGCTGGCGATGGAAAAACTAATTGTGCCCGAACTTACTCACTTGGTAAGTCAGCTATATAAGGGATTGAGATGA
- the psb28 gene encoding photosystem II reaction center protein Psb28, with product MAKIQFSKGLDEEVTPEVRLTRSRTGDSGTATFIFTNPKILDQGSTEDITGMYLIDEEGEIITREVKGKFVNGKPEALEAVYVMKSAQEWDRFMRFMERYAEENDLGLSKAEK from the coding sequence ATGGCGAAAATTCAGTTTTCTAAAGGTCTTGACGAAGAAGTAACTCCAGAGGTGCGCTTGACGCGATCGCGCACTGGTGACAGTGGTACAGCGACGTTTATTTTTACCAATCCGAAGATTTTAGATCAAGGCAGCACCGAAGACATTACCGGGATGTACTTGATTGACGAAGAAGGGGAGATAATTACCCGTGAAGTTAAGGGTAAATTTGTCAACGGGAAACCGGAAGCATTAGAAGCAGTTTATGTGATGAAATCTGCCCAAGAATGGGATCGCTTTATGCGCTTTATGGAACGGTATGCTGAAGAAAACGATCTCGGACTCAGCAAGGCGGAAAAATAG